One window from the genome of Rhodopirellula halodulae encodes:
- a CDS encoding O-antigen ligase family protein: MLPLSAQIRRALSESSTLASLTWCLVVLSVFFGPLDISSDAETMTVGLDGQVACKLLVAGMAAMVGAYGFLTSPSVRQTLTTLPPLVVMSILALAGLATPIAISSASLPTTLINITFVVFMVVALFLLGLRGLVTAVLAGVTVTMCLALFFYFFVPKYGLFPELLADGLVVNRMSGTAHPNAVGRAMVLGGISTLYLFRAGTLRLNVALPLFVCFGFAAYLAWSRTALLAGTFGMAILFLDQLTTRAGVAAAAALALVGVMGLASVYVSGQEDHVVGKVLAKVSKSGDAEEITSGTGRSEIWAKAISLISDRPLIGHGFNAAPILMLEYSQATHNAVLHATLAGGLLAGVLMLGLLFWNVFLVFGSEHLLIRAFSAFTVLSCLTEDTILETFPGPCTIVWLLCIFYPVMVDARQVDAIEARKSLQSDRFPDNVGEAQNPGLA, translated from the coding sequence ATGCTTCCGCTTTCCGCACAAATTCGACGGGCCTTGAGCGAATCGTCGACGCTGGCGAGCCTGACTTGGTGCTTGGTTGTTCTGTCGGTCTTTTTTGGGCCGCTGGACATCTCATCCGATGCCGAAACGATGACGGTGGGTTTGGACGGGCAAGTCGCCTGCAAGCTATTGGTCGCCGGGATGGCAGCAATGGTGGGAGCCTATGGATTTCTGACGTCTCCCAGCGTTCGGCAAACCCTGACCACTCTGCCGCCGCTGGTGGTGATGTCGATTTTGGCTTTGGCGGGGCTCGCAACGCCGATTGCGATCAGTTCGGCTTCGTTGCCGACGACTCTGATCAACATCACGTTTGTGGTGTTCATGGTGGTTGCCTTGTTCTTGCTGGGGCTGCGAGGTTTGGTCACTGCGGTTTTGGCCGGTGTCACCGTGACCATGTGTCTTGCGTTGTTCTTCTATTTCTTTGTTCCGAAGTACGGATTGTTCCCCGAATTGCTTGCGGATGGCTTGGTGGTCAATCGGATGTCGGGGACGGCTCACCCCAACGCCGTTGGTCGAGCGATGGTGTTGGGAGGGATCTCGACATTGTATTTGTTCCGCGCTGGGACGCTGCGGCTGAACGTCGCGCTGCCGTTGTTTGTGTGCTTTGGTTTTGCCGCGTATTTGGCGTGGAGTCGCACCGCGTTGTTGGCAGGAACCTTTGGTATGGCGATCTTGTTCCTCGATCAATTGACGACTCGCGCCGGGGTCGCGGCGGCCGCCGCTTTGGCTTTGGTCGGTGTGATGGGACTTGCTTCGGTTTACGTCAGTGGGCAAGAAGACCATGTTGTTGGGAAGGTTCTGGCGAAAGTTTCCAAGTCGGGTGACGCCGAGGAAATCACCAGTGGCACGGGACGGTCGGAGATTTGGGCCAAAGCGATCAGTTTGATTTCGGACAGGCCATTGATTGGCCACGGCTTCAACGCCGCACCGATCCTGATGCTGGAGTATTCGCAAGCGACCCACAATGCTGTGCTGCACGCGACCTTGGCAGGAGGCTTGTTGGCGGGTGTGTTGATGTTGGGGCTGCTGTTTTGGAATGTGTTTTTGGTCTTCGGAAGTGAACACTTGCTGATCCGTGCCTTCTCGGCATTTACCGTGCTTTCATGCTTGACCGAGGACACCATTTTGGAAACCTTTCCCGGGCCCTGCACCATCGTGTGGCTGTTGTGCATTTTCTACCCGGTGATGGTGGA